Proteins encoded in a region of the Gallalistipes aquisgranensis genome:
- the floA gene encoding flotillin-like protein FloA (flotillin-like protein involved in membrane lipid rafts), with protein MENMGFLALIVFLSIVVLWFVFYFIPIGLWFSALVSGVRISLLQLILMRWRKVPPSTIVSAMIEGTKAGLTLNANELEAHYLAGGNVPNVVHALVSAQKASIMLDFKMATAIDLAGRDVFEAVQMSVNPKVINTPPVAAVAKDGIQLIAKARVTVRANIKQLVGGAGEETVLARVGEGIVSSIGSAVTHKVVLENPDSISRVVLEKGLDAGTAFEILSIDIADIDVGKNIGAQLQMDQADADKNIAQAKAEEKRAMAVAHEQEMKAKAQDARAKVILAEAEIPMAIAEAFRSGNLGIMDYYKLKNIQADTSMRESIVRSDKK; from the coding sequence ATGGAGAATATGGGTTTTCTGGCGCTGATCGTATTCCTGTCGATCGTCGTATTGTGGTTTGTTTTTTATTTCATACCGATCGGACTATGGTTCTCAGCACTCGTTTCCGGAGTGAGGATCAGTCTGTTGCAGTTGATACTGATGCGTTGGAGGAAAGTTCCCCCTTCGACCATTGTATCCGCCATGATCGAGGGGACCAAGGCCGGGCTTACGCTCAATGCCAATGAACTAGAGGCCCATTATCTGGCGGGGGGGAACGTGCCGAATGTCGTGCATGCATTGGTTTCGGCCCAGAAGGCGAGCATTATGCTCGATTTCAAGATGGCTACGGCGATCGACCTGGCCGGCCGCGACGTATTCGAAGCCGTACAGATGTCCGTGAATCCGAAGGTTATCAATACGCCTCCCGTGGCTGCGGTGGCGAAAGACGGCATTCAGCTGATTGCCAAAGCGCGTGTGACCGTCCGGGCGAATATCAAACAGTTGGTCGGCGGTGCGGGGGAAGAGACCGTGTTGGCCCGGGTGGGTGAAGGAATCGTCTCTTCGATCGGTTCTGCCGTCACGCACAAGGTGGTGCTCGAAAATCCGGATTCCATTTCCCGTGTCGTGCTGGAGAAAGGTTTGGATGCAGGGACCGCATTCGAAATCCTTTCCATCGACATTGCGGATATAGATGTGGGGAAAAATATCGGGGCACAGCTTCAGATGGACCAGGCCGATGCGGACAAGAACATCGCACAGGCCAAAGCTGAGGAGAAACGGGCGATGGCTGTCGCCCATGAACAGGAGATGAAGGCAAAGGCCCAGGATGCAAGGGCGAAGGTGATTTTGGCCGAGGCGGAGATTCCCATGGCGATCGCCGAGGCGTTCCGCAGCGGAAATCTGGGAATTATGGACTATTACAAACTGAAAAATATCCAGGCCGATACCTCCATGCGGGAAAGTATCGTGCGTTCCGACAAAAAATAG
- a CDS encoding MFS transporter, which translates to MKIETGNGSISLITLIAIWSVSAVVSLPGLAVSPILGKLSVIFPKAGDLEIQMLTSLPSLLIIPFVLLSGKLSIGRDKIRLLILGLSLFFGSGILYFFATSMTALIAISCILGIGAGIMIPLSTGLIVDYFRGAYRVKQLGLSSAINNITLVLATALAGYLANFNWHAPFIVYTFPGISLALAFFLKKEKPVQKPHTFPSEKATVKEKQTGIDRRKLIQLMGLYFFVTYAVLAVAFYLPFLAQKHHMGSSLSGTMISLFFLAIMAPGFFLNKIIMRFKGKVNFISMICIVTGLSLIGFFPDKFFMITGCLLSGFGYGVMQPFIYDKTAAISTRKMSTLALSFVMSVNYLAIMVCPFIIDTLQHLFGTQSNRFPFLVNAILMLALTIWTYFKQNSFTLGVTPAYYKGIAEA; encoded by the coding sequence ATGAAAATAGAAACAGGAAACGGGTCGATCTCCCTGATCACCCTGATCGCAATTTGGTCGGTCTCGGCAGTCGTATCCCTGCCGGGACTTGCCGTATCCCCGATATTGGGAAAACTTTCCGTCATCTTTCCGAAAGCGGGCGACCTGGAAATTCAGATGCTCACCTCGCTGCCGTCGCTGCTCATCATCCCCTTCGTCCTGCTTTCGGGAAAACTGTCCATCGGACGGGATAAAATCCGACTGCTCATTCTCGGGCTCTCCCTGTTTTTCGGAAGCGGCATCCTCTACTTTTTCGCCACCAGCATGACGGCTCTGATCGCCATCAGTTGTATTCTGGGAATCGGTGCCGGAATCATGATACCTCTCTCTACTGGACTGATCGTAGACTATTTCAGAGGTGCCTATCGGGTAAAGCAACTGGGCCTCAGCTCCGCCATCAACAACATCACGCTGGTACTGGCCACCGCACTCGCCGGATACCTCGCCAATTTCAACTGGCATGCACCGTTCATCGTCTACACATTCCCCGGTATCTCCCTGGCTCTCGCATTCTTTCTGAAAAAGGAGAAACCTGTACAGAAACCACATACGTTTCCCTCCGAAAAAGCTACGGTAAAAGAGAAACAAACGGGTATCGACCGGCGCAAGCTGATTCAACTGATGGGACTTTATTTCTTCGTCACCTATGCCGTGTTGGCCGTCGCATTCTACCTGCCTTTCCTCGCACAAAAACACCACATGGGCAGTTCCCTGTCTGGCACCATGATATCTCTGTTTTTTCTGGCGATCATGGCCCCGGGATTCTTTCTGAACAAAATCATCATGCGTTTCAAAGGCAAAGTGAATTTCATCTCGATGATCTGCATCGTGACGGGCCTGTCACTGATCGGGTTCTTTCCCGACAAATTTTTCATGATCACGGGCTGCTTGTTGTCGGGATTCGGCTACGGTGTCATGCAACCGTTCATTTACGATAAAACGGCCGCCATCTCCACCCGGAAAATGTCGACACTGGCGCTGTCTTTCGTCATGTCGGTCAACTATCTGGCCATCATGGTATGTCCGTTCATCATTGATACGCTTCAGCATCTTTTCGGCACCCAAAGCAATCGTTTTCCGTTTCTGGTCAACGCGATTCTCATGCTGGCACTGACGATATGGACCTATTTCAAACAGAACTCTTTCACACTCGGCGTCACACCTGCCTATTACAAAGGCATCGCCGAAGCGTAA
- a CDS encoding NfeD family protein, with the protein MSVEDTMWVIAGLIAVALLLLVAELVLLPGFSVAGVCALLADIGAIWIAFSRYGVRGGVIAFVVILVLSVVTLVLSLRSRTWQRFSLQDRVDGAAQCTPQQRNVQVGDRGKTLTRLAPIGKISVNGQTFEAKSIDRYVDAGAVVEVTGFENFSVIVQPVVE; encoded by the coding sequence GTGTCAGTCGAAGATACTATGTGGGTTATTGCAGGTCTGATTGCTGTGGCATTGCTGCTTCTGGTGGCTGAGTTGGTGTTATTGCCTGGATTTTCCGTGGCGGGTGTCTGTGCGCTATTGGCCGATATCGGGGCGATATGGATCGCATTTTCCCGCTATGGCGTTCGGGGAGGCGTGATTGCGTTCGTCGTGATACTGGTTCTTTCCGTAGTGACACTCGTCCTGTCGTTACGTTCGCGGACCTGGCAGCGTTTCTCTTTGCAGGATCGGGTGGACGGAGCTGCGCAATGTACGCCCCAACAGAGGAATGTACAGGTGGGTGACCGGGGAAAAACGTTGACCCGGCTGGCTCCGATAGGAAAAATTTCCGTGAATGGACAGACTTTCGAAGCGAAAAGTATTGACCGATACGTTGATGCCGGGGCGGTGGTGGAAGTGACTGGATTCGAGAATTTCAGCGTAATTGTTCAGCCAGTCGTCGAATGA
- a CDS encoding metal ABC transporter permease, with protein MDFIHEIIQYKFLTNALFASLLSGIACGIIGTYVVCRRLVFLSGGITHSSFGGIGIAYYMGWNPILGALVFAVLSALGIETASDRGRMREDSAIGIVWSVGMAIGIIFIYLTPGYAPNLMSFLFGNILTVTDGDILALAGLDVVILLLFLLALRPVMYVAFDREFARSQGIPTRTISYFMAVLVALTIVLSIRTVGIVLLISLLTIPPVIVNTLSKSYRKITWWAAVVATLGNLTGLYFSYEFNIPAGAATIFALTLTLIVVKLLPLCCKSLKP; from the coding sequence ATGGATTTCATTCACGAAATAATTCAGTACAAATTTCTTACCAACGCTCTTTTCGCCAGCCTGCTGTCAGGAATAGCCTGCGGCATAATCGGAACCTACGTGGTCTGCCGACGACTGGTTTTTCTGAGCGGAGGGATCACTCATTCTTCGTTCGGCGGTATCGGCATCGCATATTATATGGGGTGGAATCCCATTCTGGGCGCACTGGTGTTCGCCGTTCTGTCCGCCCTGGGAATCGAAACGGCCTCGGACCGGGGCCGGATGCGGGAAGATTCGGCCATCGGCATCGTCTGGTCGGTAGGCATGGCCATCGGTATCATTTTCATCTACCTGACACCAGGATATGCACCCAATCTGATGAGTTTCCTGTTCGGCAATATTCTGACCGTCACCGACGGAGACATTCTGGCATTGGCGGGGCTCGACGTGGTAATCCTGCTTCTTTTCCTGCTGGCCCTGCGCCCCGTCATGTACGTGGCGTTCGACCGGGAATTCGCACGCAGCCAAGGCATTCCGACACGGACTATCTCCTATTTTATGGCAGTATTGGTCGCCCTGACAATCGTCCTGTCGATCCGGACGGTCGGTATCGTTCTGTTGATTTCCCTGCTTACCATCCCTCCGGTCATCGTCAATACGCTCAGCAAATCCTACCGAAAAATTACGTGGTGGGCGGCAGTCGTAGCGACGCTCGGCAATCTCACGGGGCTCTATTTCAGCTACGAGTTCAACATTCCTGCGGGGGCCGCCACAATATTTGCACTCACCCTTACGCTTATTGTGGTAAAACTATTACCTTTGTGCTGCAAAAGTCTGAAGCCTTAG
- a CDS encoding TrkH family potassium uptake protein, with translation MRFNVVLRYMGLVLLLDAVFMLISAGISLLNNFDTGFYPLLLSFILTAVLGAFPLIFVEGGEQINNKEGYAIVVGAWIVSCMVGTFPYLLWGGEFDFVNSWFESVSGYTTTGSTILVDVEALPRGMLFWRSSTHLLGGVGVVMFALVILPALGRTKMTLSSVELSPLAKDNYRYRSQKIVQVLLTVYVGLVVAETILLKVAGMTWFDAVNHAFSTIATGGFSTRNLSIAYYDNYWIEIIIVVFMLLSSIHFGVIFATLTGKTNNIFRTEVSRFYIVSLLVAAVLIAASLWAADMYPSFLSALRYGSFQLMAVTSTTGFATADSTLWTPFAIAVLIFFSLQCGCAGSTAGGIKADRILLAGKVMRARIRQQQHPNAILRIKLNNVLQDEELIHYAMIFIVAYLMILMVGTVVNTLFGVDLMTSFSVAFASMGNIGPGFGQVGSMNNYSALPDAVKLNAALIMLLGRLEIFGFIQLFLIKWWK, from the coding sequence ATGCGGTTCAATGTCGTATTGAGGTACATGGGCCTTGTGCTGCTGCTGGATGCGGTTTTCATGCTGATATCCGCCGGCATTTCCCTGCTCAACAATTTCGATACGGGATTTTATCCGTTATTGCTTTCATTCATTCTGACAGCCGTGCTCGGGGCGTTCCCGCTGATTTTTGTGGAAGGAGGCGAGCAGATCAACAACAAGGAGGGATATGCCATCGTGGTAGGGGCTTGGATCGTCTCCTGCATGGTGGGTACGTTTCCCTATCTGCTTTGGGGCGGAGAGTTCGATTTCGTCAATTCCTGGTTCGAAAGTGTTTCCGGGTATACGACGACAGGGTCTACGATCCTGGTGGATGTGGAGGCGTTGCCGCGTGGTATGCTGTTCTGGCGTTCATCCACGCATTTGCTGGGCGGTGTGGGTGTCGTCATGTTCGCACTGGTGATCCTCCCTGCTCTGGGACGAACGAAAATGACTCTTTCCAGTGTGGAATTATCTCCCTTGGCTAAAGATAATTACCGGTATCGTTCTCAGAAGATAGTTCAGGTCCTTCTGACAGTGTATGTAGGGTTGGTCGTGGCCGAAACGATTTTGCTGAAAGTTGCGGGAATGACATGGTTCGATGCCGTGAACCATGCGTTTTCGACGATTGCTACGGGAGGGTTCAGTACCCGCAATCTGAGTATTGCCTATTATGACAACTACTGGATCGAAATTATCATTGTCGTTTTCATGCTGTTGTCCAGTATTCATTTCGGAGTCATTTTTGCTACGCTGACCGGTAAAACAAACAATATTTTTCGTACTGAGGTGAGCCGATTCTATATCGTTTCGTTACTGGTCGCTGCCGTACTCATCGCTGCGAGCCTCTGGGCGGCGGACATGTATCCTTCGTTTCTGTCTGCACTGCGTTACGGTTCTTTCCAGCTTATGGCTGTCACCTCCACGACGGGGTTCGCTACGGCCGATTCTACGTTGTGGACCCCTTTTGCGATTGCTGTCCTGATCTTTTTCAGTCTGCAGTGCGGTTGTGCCGGTTCGACGGCGGGAGGGATCAAAGCCGACCGGATATTGTTGGCCGGAAAGGTGATGCGGGCCCGTATCCGGCAGCAGCAACATCCTAATGCGATCCTGCGGATCAAATTGAACAACGTGTTGCAGGACGAAGAATTGATTCATTATGCGATGATCTTCATTGTGGCGTATTTGATGATTCTGATGGTGGGAACCGTGGTCAATACTCTGTTCGGAGTCGATCTGATGACCAGTTTCAGTGTCGCGTTCGCTTCGATGGGGAATATCGGTCCGGGATTCGGGCAGGTTGGTTCGATGAACAATTATTCGGCTCTTCCCGATGCGGTCAAACTCAATGCGGCTTTGATTATGTTGTTGGGTCGTCTTGAGATTTTCGGATTCATTCAGTTGTTTTTGATTAAGTGGTGGAAGTGA
- a CDS encoding LptF/LptG family permease — protein sequence MKTVHKFILKSYLGPMVLTFFIVMFVLIMQFMWRYIDELVGKGLDTSVIFELMMYAAATLIPMGLPLATLLAAIMTMGNLGENYELLALKSAGMSLPRIMKPLTIVIGIIAVASFFVANNLVPYSTKKIYALIYDIRQQKQSIEFKDGIFFNGIDNMSIRVDKQHPETKLLTDILIYDTRDLNGNMTTTLADSGYIRLSDDKKYLLVTLYNGQTYEETRNYQWFDKSALRHHFFTEQNGVIPLSGFDFERTDTEMFNNSQTKNIAELTQGIDSLEIVTSKSANSSYEPLLKNYIFTHDKALAQDTVPVDNSRKPKVRLEDSIAKMDIYERKSLWEDARITANNSRSLFSMDEQSAKEALNQLYRYKVEWHRKMSLPVSIMIFFLIGAPLGAIIRKGGLGMPIVVSVLFFVIYYIISITGEKLAREGSWGSFAGMWISTFILLPISIFLTYKATNDSNLFNAEWYIVHYRKLKAFLSTLHKRKK from the coding sequence ATGAAAACCGTCCACAAATTCATCCTGAAGTCCTATTTGGGCCCGATGGTCCTCACGTTCTTCATCGTGATGTTCGTGCTGATCATGCAGTTCATGTGGCGGTATATCGACGAACTGGTCGGCAAGGGGCTCGACACCAGTGTCATTTTCGAATTGATGATGTATGCGGCGGCCACGCTGATCCCGATGGGATTGCCGCTGGCCACGCTTCTGGCCGCTATCATGACCATGGGCAATCTGGGGGAGAACTATGAGTTGCTGGCGCTCAAATCGGCCGGCATGTCGCTGCCCCGCATCATGAAGCCCCTGACGATCGTTATCGGCATTATCGCCGTAGCGAGTTTTTTCGTCGCCAACAACCTCGTGCCGTACTCGACAAAAAAAATCTATGCACTGATCTACGACATACGCCAGCAGAAACAGTCGATCGAATTCAAGGACGGTATCTTTTTCAACGGGATCGACAACATGAGCATCCGGGTCGACAAGCAGCATCCCGAGACCAAGCTGCTGACCGACATTCTGATCTACGACACCCGCGACCTGAACGGAAACATGACTACCACGCTGGCCGACTCGGGCTATATCCGACTCTCGGACGACAAGAAATACCTGTTAGTCACTCTTTACAACGGACAGACGTACGAAGAGACCCGCAACTACCAGTGGTTCGACAAAAGCGCCCTGCGCCACCATTTTTTCACCGAACAGAACGGTGTGATCCCTTTGTCCGGATTCGATTTCGAACGGACAGACACCGAAATGTTCAACAACAGCCAAACCAAGAATATCGCTGAACTGACGCAAGGCATAGATTCCCTCGAAATCGTCACATCCAAATCCGCCAACAGTTCTTACGAACCCCTGTTGAAAAACTATATTTTCACGCACGACAAGGCGCTCGCCCAGGATACCGTTCCGGTCGACAATTCCCGTAAGCCGAAAGTCCGGCTGGAAGATTCCATCGCCAAGATGGACATTTACGAACGGAAAAGCCTGTGGGAGGATGCCCGGATCACGGCCAACAATTCCCGCAGTCTTTTTTCGATGGACGAACAAAGTGCCAAAGAGGCGCTGAATCAACTGTACCGTTACAAGGTGGAATGGCACCGCAAGATGTCGCTGCCGGTGTCCATTATGATTTTTTTCCTGATCGGCGCCCCGCTGGGGGCCATTATCCGGAAGGGCGGACTCGGGATGCCGATCGTGGTGTCGGTCCTCTTTTTCGTGATCTATTATATCATCAGCATCACGGGCGAGAAACTGGCCCGGGAAGGTTCGTGGGGCAGCTTCGCCGGAATGTGGATTTCGACATTCATCCTGCTTCCGATCTCGATCTTCCTCACCTACAAGGCTACCAACGACTCCAACCTCTTCAACGCCGAGTGGTACATCGTACACTACCGAAAACTGAAAGCATTTCTTTCGACACTGCATAAAAGAAAAAAATAA
- a CDS encoding CHASE3 domain-containing protein, whose translation MGIRKKIMIGFLSLAALLFFAGMVSLVELLRLSKTTQILLDSSTRNIELSRQMLDAVQDQNTALLQMVVLGRNEFDSLYLSGKQKFDHALAQATVTVKDLSELDSVYNARMRYNEVVSAQLGTYRKDDMDWFVNIYKTSYYELTTAIKNYMISSQSSLGTRASQLEGNAYRATSPGIITLGVAILIVLMFFFLIDLYYIRPVLKITKGLEDYLSLKIPFNVKMEGKDEVFKLKELIESLILVVKNKKAE comes from the coding sequence ATGGGAATACGTAAGAAAATAATGATCGGCTTCCTGAGTCTGGCCGCCCTGCTTTTTTTCGCGGGTATGGTCTCACTGGTCGAGTTGCTTCGTTTGAGTAAGACCACGCAGATACTGTTGGATTCCAGTACGCGTAATATCGAGTTGTCCCGTCAGATGTTGGATGCCGTACAGGATCAGAATACGGCCCTGTTGCAGATGGTGGTGCTGGGACGGAACGAGTTCGATTCGTTGTATCTGTCGGGCAAGCAGAAGTTCGATCATGCGTTGGCTCAGGCGACGGTGACCGTGAAAGATCTGTCGGAGCTCGATTCGGTCTATAATGCCCGGATGCGTTACAACGAGGTGGTGTCCGCTCAGTTGGGAACCTATCGGAAAGATGATATGGATTGGTTCGTAAATATATATAAAACATCTTATTATGAACTGACAACTGCGATCAAGAATTATATGATTTCCTCCCAGAGTTCGCTGGGTACGCGGGCCTCCCAGTTGGAAGGGAATGCCTACCGGGCGACTTCTCCCGGTATCATTACGCTGGGGGTGGCCATTTTGATCGTATTGATGTTCTTCTTTCTGATCGACCTCTATTACATACGTCCCGTTCTCAAAATTACGAAGGGACTTGAAGATTATCTTTCGCTGAAGATACCTTTCAATGTGAAAATGGAGGGAAAAGACGAGGTGTTCAAATTGAAGGAGCTGATCGAAAGTCTCATACTCGTGGTGAAAAACAAGAAAGCGGAATAG
- a CDS encoding DUF4369 domain-containing protein codes for MKKYYQIAFLFVVAATVFLSCREEPEYIRGDIVNLPDGKVYLRVWEGTLRTVDSTRSAGGRFSFVLPDVLPDIFYVQFEGFPDYFIPVIVDGEEVGIGGDFNYPDDVKVSGTAPNDALWGYRESVRRYEVMLRAIGRQLEVYRTEEMDSVAYRGLLVKEDSIKRIMAGLRRDFVRAHRGSIVSAFLMVATLPDSASRAQIDSLIGELDPTMADNAFLRRLHRRRNAAVR; via the coding sequence ATGAAAAAGTACTATCAAATAGCATTCCTTTTTGTCGTCGCGGCAACGGTTTTTCTCTCCTGCCGCGAAGAGCCGGAATATATCCGGGGGGACATCGTTAACCTTCCCGACGGAAAGGTGTATCTGCGTGTATGGGAGGGAACCCTGCGCACGGTAGACAGTACCCGTTCTGCCGGCGGCAGATTCAGTTTCGTGTTGCCGGATGTATTGCCCGATATTTTTTATGTTCAGTTCGAAGGTTTTCCGGACTATTTTATTCCGGTGATCGTGGACGGAGAAGAGGTGGGCATCGGCGGTGATTTCAATTATCCCGACGACGTGAAAGTGTCGGGTACGGCACCTAACGACGCATTGTGGGGTTATCGGGAATCGGTGCGTCGTTACGAAGTGATGCTTCGGGCCATTGGTCGTCAGCTGGAGGTTTACCGGACCGAAGAGATGGATTCGGTCGCCTATCGCGGGCTGCTTGTCAAAGAGGACAGCATAAAGCGTATCATGGCCGGTTTGCGGCGCGATTTCGTCCGGGCGCACCGAGGCAGCATCGTTTCCGCTTTTCTGATGGTGGCTACCCTGCCCGACTCCGCTTCCCGTGCCCAGATCGACTCGCTGATCGGAGAACTCGATCCGACCATGGCCGACAATGCCTTCCTGCGCCGTCTTCACCGACGTCGGAATGCGGCAGTCCGTTAG
- the mtaB gene encoding tRNA (N(6)-L-threonylcarbamoyladenosine(37)-C(2))-methylthiotransferase MtaB: protein MSHERKVRFHTLGCKLNFSETSTLARQFEEGGFVRTGSDADADIFVINSCSVTAHADKKCRSLVHRLHRIRPEAIIAVTGCYAQLRPEEVASVEGVDLVFGNNYKGELYETVAALAGKKEAAAVYSCDTDQLTDFFAAFSSGDRTRAFLKVQDGCDYKCAYCTIPYARGGSRNIPVAQAVDEARRIAASGQQEIVITGINTGDFGRTTGERFIDLLRALDAVEGISRYRISSIEPNLLTDEVIGFTAGSEKFQPHFHIPLQSGCDSVLARMRRRYTTARFAERIEAVRRAMPDAFIGIDVIAGFPGESDADFETTYRFLEKVAPAYLHIFPYSVRPGTPAAGFEGKVPPQVVAGRTERLAGLCCRLHRDFSLRYIGGETTVLFESTCRGGMMSGFTENYLKVLVPYRKTLVNTLCRVSLDTLDDAGNIRGSVLD from the coding sequence ATGTCCCACGAGAGAAAGGTTCGTTTCCATACTTTGGGGTGTAAACTCAATTTTTCGGAGACTTCGACCCTTGCCCGGCAGTTCGAGGAGGGTGGTTTCGTACGTACCGGCTCGGATGCCGATGCCGACATATTCGTGATAAACAGTTGTTCGGTGACGGCACATGCCGATAAAAAATGCCGTAGTCTCGTACATAGACTTCACAGAATTCGGCCGGAAGCCATCATCGCCGTAACGGGGTGCTATGCCCAGCTCAGACCGGAGGAAGTCGCCTCCGTCGAAGGGGTCGATCTCGTGTTCGGGAATAATTATAAGGGAGAACTATATGAAACAGTGGCCGCATTGGCCGGTAAGAAAGAGGCTGCGGCGGTGTACAGTTGCGATACGGATCAGCTGACCGACTTTTTTGCGGCCTTTTCTTCGGGTGACCGTACCCGGGCCTTTCTCAAGGTGCAGGACGGATGCGATTATAAATGCGCCTACTGTACGATTCCTTACGCCCGGGGAGGCAGCCGGAACATTCCGGTTGCGCAGGCGGTGGACGAGGCCCGGCGGATCGCAGCTTCCGGGCAGCAGGAGATAGTCATTACCGGAATCAATACGGGGGATTTCGGCCGCACGACCGGCGAACGTTTTATCGACCTGCTGCGGGCACTGGATGCCGTGGAGGGAATCAGCCGTTACCGTATCTCTTCGATCGAACCAAATCTGTTGACGGACGAAGTGATCGGCTTTACCGCCGGGTCGGAAAAATTTCAGCCCCATTTCCATATTCCGCTTCAGAGCGGATGCGATTCCGTGTTGGCCCGTATGAGGCGCAGGTATACGACTGCCCGTTTTGCCGAACGGATCGAAGCGGTGCGCAGGGCGATGCCCGATGCTTTCATAGGAATTGATGTGATTGCGGGTTTCCCCGGTGAAAGCGATGCCGATTTCGAAACGACCTATCGTTTTTTGGAGAAGGTCGCTCCGGCCTATCTTCACATTTTCCCTTATTCGGTCCGTCCGGGAACGCCGGCGGCCGGATTCGAAGGAAAAGTCCCTCCGCAGGTTGTGGCCGGACGGACGGAACGGCTGGCAGGACTTTGCTGCCGCCTGCACCGGGATTTTTCCCTGCGCTATATCGGCGGAGAGACTACGGTACTTTTCGAAAGCACCTGTCGGGGCGGAATGATGTCCGGCTTTACGGAGAATTACCTGAAAGTGCTTGTTCCTTACCGGAAAACGCTGGTGAATACGCTTTGCCGGGTGTCGCTCGACACTCTGGACGATGCGGGAAACATTCGGGGAAGCGTGCTTGATTAA
- a CDS encoding SPOR domain-containing protein, translated as MDLLVREKGLQIQEDSIVKVVADTRRNFRANPENREKYGAEILRLEQELFDVRNRRGVLIGKINAIEQEWVISNLGKNTSERNVVQDTSRRDSAVVRNHPAVVPNLVFNAYFRDHLAPGDYAALLGAQSKEQSVLNYLQIFRNNYYTIRQLERDYTAAVRAEPADSIYRKYKTLSNLNGKVADSVSYIWSYIFDNKTYAYTYLLDRMNRSDLLGLYEDKLQALRQKEAENRDFFMEDAVGFYPWRKRFVLEYEQQLAELLNLKPVSDSLSGAVRVLDSLDFDFPKIVIQERLFLDYADIEVATPAKYNTRNPIPLCTVYPRGTIYRLLLGTYLKPQLPSIFRGVFPLGYLKGEDGRYRYFAGGYPTLSEAEEAQAMLKRTGFRRPEVVVWEDGVYRNISEESVESAKGGESKSETVYRIEIRNGGDALGDNVRAVISAMAEGKELVRVAAPAAEGETARYMFIVGSFATREAAEKIVSAIRQQDVSLSVKIVEMTL; from the coding sequence ATGGATCTGCTGGTCCGGGAAAAGGGATTGCAGATTCAGGAAGATTCCATTGTCAAAGTGGTGGCGGATACGCGCAGGAATTTTCGGGCGAATCCAGAAAATCGGGAAAAATACGGGGCCGAAATCCTTCGTCTGGAGCAGGAGTTGTTCGACGTGCGGAATCGGCGGGGTGTGTTGATCGGAAAAATCAATGCTATCGAACAGGAATGGGTGATCAGCAATCTCGGGAAAAATACGTCTGAGCGCAATGTCGTACAGGATACGTCGCGCCGGGATAGTGCCGTCGTCCGGAACCATCCGGCGGTTGTTCCCAATCTGGTCTTCAATGCCTATTTCCGCGATCATCTTGCTCCGGGGGATTATGCCGCGTTGCTCGGCGCCCAGTCGAAGGAACAATCCGTGTTGAATTACCTGCAGATATTCAGAAACAACTATTATACGATCCGACAGTTGGAACGGGATTATACGGCAGCGGTTCGTGCCGAACCAGCCGATAGTATTTACCGGAAGTACAAAACTCTTTCCAATCTCAATGGTAAAGTGGCTGATTCGGTGTCTTATATATGGTCGTACATATTTGATAATAAAACTTATGCATATACTTATCTGCTGGATCGGATGAATCGAAGCGACTTGTTGGGCTTGTACGAGGACAAGTTGCAGGCTCTTCGGCAGAAAGAGGCGGAAAACCGGGACTTTTTCATGGAGGACGCCGTGGGGTTCTATCCCTGGAGAAAGCGTTTCGTTTTGGAGTACGAGCAACAGCTGGCCGAACTGCTGAATCTGAAGCCGGTCAGCGATTCATTGTCCGGAGCGGTACGGGTACTCGATTCGCTGGATTTCGACTTTCCGAAAATAGTCATTCAGGAGAGGTTGTTTCTGGATTATGCGGATATAGAGGTTGCGACACCGGCCAAGTACAATACCCGCAATCCGATTCCTCTCTGTACCGTCTACCCGAGAGGGACAATCTACCGGTTGCTGTTGGGGACTTATCTGAAACCGCAGCTTCCTTCGATTTTCCGGGGTGTGTTCCCGTTGGGTTACTTGAAAGGAGAGGATGGCCGGTACCGTTATTTCGCGGGAGGCTACCCTACTTTGTCTGAAGCCGAAGAGGCGCAGGCCATGTTGAAACGGACGGGGTTCCGTCGTCCGGAGGTCGTTGTCTGGGAGGATGGCGTTTATCGGAATATCAGTGAAGAGTCGGTCGAGAGTGCGAAAGGCGGAGAGTCGAAATCCGAGACGGTGTACCGGATCGAGATCCGCAACGGAGGAGATGCTCTCGGCGACAATGTCCGGGCCGTGATCTCCGCCATGGCTGAAGGGAAGGAACTGGTCCGGGTAGCGGCTCCGGCTGCGGAGGGAGAGACAGCCCGGTATATGTTTATCGTCGGTTCTTTCGCCACGCGCGAAGCTGCGGAGAAGATCGTTTCGGCCATTCGGCAGCAGGATGTCTCTCTTTCAGTGAAAATAGTGGAGATGACTCTTTAA